In the Clostridium sporogenes genome, one interval contains:
- a CDS encoding insulinase family protein, translated as MKKFELENGIRIIYEKTLSNISSICIGFNGGALEEKDRFPFGTAHAVEHMVSKGTFNRTEKELNVLADSIFGFENAMTNYPYVVYYGSFLNEDLEKVLDFYSDILLNPKFEEKSFQEEKSIILEELKEWREDTYQFCEDQLLKNSFKERRIKELIIGNEDSIKAITLGHLKNFYNDYYTPENCVITIVTSLSVEKSIESIKKFLKDFNRAYKKVEEIKYENRNEAIYTDYKDGIEGAKIIYSYDINNLNKEEIIILKIFNEIFAEGTSSLLFDNIRTKNLLAYDVGSDFKNERGIKLLNFYVGTSKEKVSKVINIMDKILEEIINNEEYFTKENIIRALKSIKLKKAIRYEMSIRLALDITTSELMYNDSLIINDSIEDLYSIKEKDIKKVLRKAFRNKVIQILQ; from the coding sequence ATGAAAAAATTTGAATTGGAAAATGGAATAAGAATAATCTATGAAAAAACTTTAAGTAATATAAGTTCTATATGTATAGGATTTAATGGGGGGGCTTTAGAAGAAAAGGATAGATTTCCTTTTGGAACAGCCCATGCTGTAGAGCATATGGTTTCTAAAGGAACTTTTAATAGAACAGAAAAAGAATTAAATGTTTTAGCAGATAGTATTTTTGGTTTTGAAAATGCTATGACTAATTATCCTTATGTGGTTTATTATGGAAGTTTTTTAAATGAAGATTTAGAAAAGGTTTTAGATTTTTATAGTGATATATTGTTAAATCCAAAGTTTGAAGAAAAATCTTTTCAAGAAGAAAAATCTATTATATTAGAAGAATTAAAGGAATGGAGAGAAGATACTTATCAATTCTGTGAAGATCAACTATTAAAAAATTCTTTTAAAGAAAGAAGAATAAAAGAACTGATTATAGGAAATGAGGATAGCATTAAAGCTATTACTTTGGGCCATTTAAAAAATTTTTATAATGATTATTATACACCAGAAAATTGTGTAATTACTATAGTAACATCATTAAGTGTAGAAAAAAGTATAGAAAGTATAAAAAAATTTTTGAAAGATTTTAATAGAGCTTATAAAAAAGTAGAAGAAATAAAATATGAAAATAGAAATGAGGCTATCTATACTGATTACAAAGATGGTATAGAAGGTGCTAAAATAATATATAGCTATGATATTAATAATTTAAATAAGGAAGAAATAATAATTCTTAAAATATTTAATGAGATTTTTGCAGAAGGTACAAGCAGCCTTTTATTTGATAATATTAGAACTAAAAATTTGCTAGCCTATGATGTAGGAAGTGACTTTAAAAATGAAAGAGGTATAAAACTACTTAATTTTTATGTAGGTACATCTAAAGAAAAGGTAAGTAAAGTTATTAATATAATGGACAAAATTTTAGAAGAAATAATCAATAATGAAGAATATTTTACAAAGGAAAATATAATTAGAGCTTTAAAAAGTATAAAACTTAAAAAGGCTATACGTTATGAAATGTCTATAAGGTTAGCTTTAGACATTACTACTTCTGAACTTATGTATAATGATAGTTTAATTATAAATGATTCTATAGAAGATTTATATTCAATAAAAGAAAAAGATATAAAAAAGGTATTAAGAAAAGCTTTTAGAAATAAAGTTATACAAATATTACAATAA